The sequence TCAAGTTACTATAGGGGATAATAATATTATTCGCGAGTGTGCGACAATCCATGGTGGAACATCGAAAGAAATTGGTGTTACTTCTATCGGTAGTAATAATATTATTATGTGCTATGTACATATAGGTCATGACTGTAAAATTGGTAACTATATAAACTTAGTTAATGGTGTTGGCTTGGCAGGGCATGTTCATATTGATGATTTTGTTATAATTAGCTCTAATGTAGGAGTTCATCAATTCTGTCGAGTTGGTAAACATGCGTTTATTGCTCATGCAGCACTTATAGGTAAAGATGTGCCTCCATATCTTATGGTAACAGCCGTTACAGGGGGCTCTACTCCTTGCGGAATTAACACAGAAGGATTAAAGCGCCGTGGTTTTACTCCAGATGATATAAAGAAGATAAAAGAAGTTTATAAAGTTCTTTATCGTCGTGGGTTAATGATGAAAGAGTCTGCAGAGGTTAT is a genomic window of Francisella sp. LA112445 containing:
- the lpxA gene encoding acyl-ACP--UDP-N-acetylglucosamine O-acyltransferase codes for the protein MIHSLAVVHESAKIADSAIIGPFCVIGENVVIGEGTELKSHVTIGDNTIIGKNNRIFQYASIGDDPIDYTYKKGDFSQVTIGDNNIIRECATIHGGTSKEIGVTSIGSNNIIMCYVHIGHDCKIGNYINLVNGVGLAGHVHIDDFVIISSNVGVHQFCRVGKHAFIAHAALIGKDVPPYLMVTAVTGGSTPCGINTEGLKRRGFTPDDIKKIKEVYKVLYRRGLMMKESAEVIKDMAKDDPILEPFVDVISTSRRGILR